One Thalassospira marina DNA window includes the following coding sequences:
- the panC gene encoding pantoate--beta-alanine ligase, which produces MNLTTVHTVADLRARVSRWRAEGLKVALVPTMGALHEGHISLTKLARTQADRVIVSVFVNPTQFGPTEDFAAYPRTLPADQKILDAAGVELCFAPSVEEMYPSGFATRLHIDNLTDMLCGAARPGHFDGMAQIVTKLLLQAMPDYALFGEKDYQQLMVIKRFVTDLNIPVSIIGGPIHREADGLAMSSRNRYLSPEERETATTLSRVLSSITDRASRGDAIEPLLETGRQQIASAGFSPIDYLEIRDAENLELMHGVIDRPARVFVAARLGKARLIDNMAIIPANSDA; this is translated from the coding sequence ATGAACCTGACTACCGTTCACACCGTCGCCGATCTGCGCGCCAGGGTTTCCCGGTGGCGCGCAGAAGGCCTCAAAGTTGCGCTTGTGCCAACCATGGGCGCCCTTCATGAAGGCCATATCAGCCTGACCAAACTGGCCCGTACACAGGCAGACCGGGTGATTGTCAGTGTTTTTGTCAATCCGACCCAGTTTGGCCCGACCGAAGATTTCGCAGCCTACCCGCGCACATTACCGGCTGATCAGAAAATCCTTGATGCTGCCGGGGTCGAGCTGTGCTTTGCCCCCTCGGTCGAGGAAATGTATCCGTCCGGTTTTGCCACCCGCCTGCATATCGATAATCTGACCGACATGCTGTGTGGTGCAGCCCGCCCTGGTCATTTTGACGGTATGGCGCAAATCGTCACCAAGCTTCTGTTGCAGGCCATGCCCGATTACGCCCTGTTTGGCGAAAAGGACTACCAGCAACTGATGGTCATCAAACGGTTTGTCACCGACCTGAATATTCCCGTTTCAATCATTGGTGGCCCCATCCATCGCGAGGCCGATGGCTTGGCGATGTCGTCGCGCAACCGCTATCTCTCGCCGGAAGAACGCGAAACAGCCACCACGCTGTCGCGGGTTCTATCCTCGATCACGGACCGGGCAAGTCGTGGTGATGCGATTGAACCACTGCTTGAAACCGGGCGGCAACAAATTGCATCTGCGGGTTTTTCCCCGATCGACTATCTGGAAATTCGCGATGCCGAAAATCTGGAATTGATGCATGGCGTTATTGACCGCCCGGCGCGGGTTTTTGTTGCTGCGCGCCTGGGCAAAGCCCGGCTGATCGATAATATGGCGATCATTCCGGCAAACAGCGACGCCTGA
- the ccoG gene encoding cytochrome c oxidase accessory protein CcoG yields MTPQNDDAPLEDDIPLYKDREKVYPKRVSGHFRNLKWFALITLLAVYWVVPWLRWDRGPSAPHQAVLIDMDLGRAYFFFIEIWPQEVYYITGILIMAAIGLFLATSLFGRIWCGYACPQTVWTDLFMLVERHIQGDRNARMRLDKAPWSLEKVWKIGATHLAWVGISLLTGGAFVLYFNDAPTVVVDIFTGQASMSVYITMAFLTFSTYLLAGWAREQVCTYMCPWPRFQSAMLDDESMIVTYESWRGEPRGPIKRKNLVRGEVPEVGHCIDCRACVNVCPTGIDIRHGLQLECIGCGLCIDACNEMMEKVEFPRDLIRFDSVQNSQLRAHGQATKVRIVRPRTIFYTLILALVGAVMLFGLLNRTTMEVNVLRDRNPLFVPLSSGDVRNGYTLKVLNKQQSQQTYILDLSGVNATDFQIIGQKPKADGKFALTVAPDQVGSYRVFIAADPSSLQSDATPIDFIVTNTDSGVSETHDTIFAGPKK; encoded by the coding sequence ATGACGCCGCAAAACGACGATGCGCCGCTTGAGGACGACATCCCCCTTTATAAGGACCGCGAGAAGGTCTATCCGAAACGCGTTTCCGGCCATTTCCGGAACCTGAAATGGTTTGCCCTGATCACGCTGCTGGCGGTTTACTGGGTTGTGCCCTGGCTGCGCTGGGACCGTGGGCCTTCGGCCCCGCATCAGGCAGTTCTGATCGATATGGACCTGGGCCGTGCCTATTTCTTCTTTATCGAAATCTGGCCGCAGGAAGTTTATTACATCACCGGCATCCTGATCATGGCTGCCATTGGCCTGTTCCTGGCGACATCGCTTTTTGGTCGTATCTGGTGCGGTTATGCCTGCCCGCAAACCGTATGGACCGACCTGTTCATGCTGGTCGAACGCCACATCCAGGGCGACCGCAACGCCCGCATGCGCCTGGACAAAGCCCCCTGGAGCCTTGAAAAGGTCTGGAAAATCGGGGCGACACACCTGGCCTGGGTCGGAATTTCGCTTCTGACCGGTGGTGCCTTTGTGCTGTATTTCAACGACGCGCCGACCGTGGTGGTTGATATTTTCACCGGTCAGGCCAGCATGTCGGTTTACATCACCATGGCCTTCCTGACCTTTTCAACCTACCTGCTGGCGGGTTGGGCGCGTGAACAGGTTTGCACCTATATGTGCCCGTGGCCGCGTTTCCAGTCTGCCATGCTTGATGATGAATCCATGATCGTTACCTACGAATCATGGCGCGGCGAACCGCGCGGGCCGATCAAACGCAAAAACCTGGTGCGCGGCGAAGTCCCCGAAGTCGGCCACTGCATTGACTGCCGCGCCTGTGTGAATGTCTGCCCGACCGGCATTGATATCCGCCATGGCCTGCAGCTTGAATGCATCGGCTGTGGTCTTTGCATCGATGCCTGTAACGAAATGATGGAAAAGGTCGAATTCCCGCGTGATCTGATCCGGTTTGACTCTGTCCAGAATTCGCAACTGCGCGCACATGGCCAGGCCACCAAGGTTCGCATTGTCCGCCCGCGCACCATTTTCTACACCCTCATTCTGGCACTGGTTGGCGCGGTCATGCTGTTTGGCCTGCTGAACCGCACGACCATGGAAGTCAATGTCCTGCGCGACCGCAACCCGCTATTTGTGCCGCTTTCCAGTGGGGATGTGCGCAATGGCTATACGCTGAAAGTTTTGAACAAACAGCAAAGCCAGCAGACCTATATCCTTGATCTTTCGGGTGTAAATGCCACCGACTTCCAGATTATCGGCCAGAAGCCAAAAGCCGATGGCAAGTTTGCACTGACCGTTGCACCGGACCAGGTTGGGAGCTATCGGGTTTTCATTGCAGCAGATCCTTCAAGCCTGCAAAGTGATGCCACACCGATTGACTTCATTGTCACCAACACTGATTCGGGCGTTTCCGAAACCCACGACACCATCTTTGCCGGTCCGAAAAAATAA
- the panB gene encoding 3-methyl-2-oxobutanoate hydroxymethyltransferase produces the protein MSTTTNKKGRVTVPALRARKGGEPIVCLTAYTTPMAQRLDAYCDLLLVGDSVGTVVYGMDTTLAVTVDMMVNHGKAVMRGSKHACVVIDLPFGSYQESKEQAFRTAAHIMAETGCAAVKLEGGAELADTIAFLTQRGVPVMAHIGLMPQQVNTLGGFKSQGRDDATAARVLEDAKAVAAAGAFSVVIEGTVEAVARTVTAEIDIPTIGIGASPACDGQVLVTEDMLGLFSDFTPKFVKRYANLGDLVEQAAGEYAAEVKNRSFPADEHCYGMAKPGNLRAVK, from the coding sequence ATGAGCACCACCACCAATAAAAAGGGTCGGGTCACGGTTCCCGCCCTGCGCGCCCGCAAGGGTGGCGAGCCTATCGTCTGTCTGACAGCCTATACCACACCAATGGCGCAGCGCCTTGACGCCTATTGCGACCTGCTGCTGGTCGGCGATTCCGTCGGCACGGTTGTCTATGGCATGGATACGACCCTTGCTGTCACCGTTGATATGATGGTCAATCACGGCAAGGCCGTGATGCGTGGCAGCAAACACGCCTGTGTCGTCATTGACCTGCCCTTTGGCAGCTATCAGGAATCAAAGGAACAGGCTTTTCGCACCGCAGCGCATATCATGGCCGAAACCGGCTGTGCGGCCGTCAAGCTTGAAGGTGGCGCCGAACTGGCCGACACCATCGCATTCCTGACCCAGCGCGGCGTGCCCGTGATGGCCCATATCGGCCTGATGCCCCAGCAGGTAAATACCCTGGGTGGTTTCAAATCCCAGGGCCGGGACGATGCCACGGCTGCCCGCGTGCTTGAAGATGCCAAGGCCGTTGCCGCGGCCGGTGCCTTTTCCGTCGTCATCGAAGGCACGGTCGAGGCGGTTGCCCGTACTGTTACCGCCGAAATCGACATTCCGACCATTGGCATTGGTGCCTCGCCTGCCTGTGACGGGCAGGTCCTCGTGACCGAGGATATGCTGGGCCTGTTTTCCGATTTCACGCCAAAATTCGTCAAACGGTATGCCAATCTTGGCGACCTTGTCGAACAGGCAGCGGGCGAATATGCCGCCGAAGTTAAAAACCGCAGCTTCCCGGCTGACGAACATTGCTATGGCATGGCGAAACCCGGCAATTTGCGCGCGGTAAAATAA
- the ccoS gene encoding cbb3-type cytochrome oxidase assembly protein CcoS, producing the protein MSNLLLLIPIALFLGLMGLAAFLWALKSGQFDDMDGAANRILFDDDEGPAVKKQANSKH; encoded by the coding sequence ATGAGCAATCTGCTGCTTTTAATCCCGATCGCCCTGTTTTTGGGACTGATGGGACTTGCTGCCTTTTTATGGGCATTGAAGTCCGGGCAATTCGACGATATGGATGGTGCCGCAAACCGGATACTGTTTGATGACGACGAAGGCCCTGCTGTAAAAAAGCAAGCAAATTCGAAGCATTAA
- a CDS encoding heavy metal translocating P-type ATPase codes for MNAITACRHCGEPVTASSPAGPDFCCHGCEGAYALINDLGLQSYYARRSVDPNIRALKPEEEGLGAFDFTDLVSTGQDGLCRLDMMIDGLHCAACVWLIESILQKQPSVSHARVNMTTRRLHLEWQGDTADITHLIAPVFQMGYRLIPYDPATLERATDQRNRELLRCLAVAGFAAGNVMLLSVSIWAGYIQGMGEFTRDLFHWLSALIAVPAVAYAGRPFFRSALGALRHGRVNMDVPITLAVLLALGMSLFETMRGAEHAYFDSAITLLFFLLIGRYLDGRARSQARSAAEHMLTLRARSITVIAEDGTRKLLAPEKAIPGMVVLVAAGERVGIDGDIIDGQSDIDTSVISGESLPSPVTVGSRVFAGTMNLSAAIRVKITATGDSTLLAEIVRLMENAEQGRAKYVALADRVARAYAPVVHSLAAITFIGWWLLAGANWQDALMNAIAVLIVTCPCALALAVPVVQVLATGRLLKAGILVKSATALERLTKIDGVIFDKTGTLTTGRPELVSTPDANSLKLAASMAANSSHPLSKALVRAVGDTVVAARVREHPGQGLSMMGPTGEIRLGSREFCGANHAVIPASDVAGPEMWLAEPGKSAVRFGFRDLPRPDAASTIASLHRAGLPTRLLSGDRAENVRQLATELEIHDWQAGLSPAQKVDVVKQRSTNGYHDLMVGDGINDAPALAAAHASMSPASAAEISQNAADIVFQGDRLGAVMTALDVAKTADRLVRQNFTLSFAYNIVTIPLAIAGVVTPLIAAIAMSTSSLVVIANALRLNWKKKP; via the coding sequence ATGAACGCCATTACCGCCTGCCGCCATTGTGGCGAGCCGGTAACAGCCAGCTCGCCGGCAGGACCCGACTTTTGCTGCCATGGCTGCGAAGGTGCCTATGCCCTGATCAATGATCTGGGCCTTCAGTCCTATTATGCGCGGCGCAGTGTTGATCCCAATATCCGCGCGCTAAAACCCGAGGAAGAAGGGCTTGGCGCGTTTGATTTCACCGATCTTGTCAGCACGGGCCAGGATGGCCTGTGCCGCCTTGATATGATGATTGACGGGCTGCATTGCGCGGCCTGCGTCTGGCTGATTGAAAGCATTTTGCAAAAACAGCCCAGCGTCAGCCATGCGCGCGTCAATATGACAACCCGCCGCCTGCATCTGGAATGGCAGGGTGATACGGCCGATATCACGCACCTGATCGCCCCGGTTTTCCAGATGGGTTACCGCCTGATCCCCTATGACCCGGCAACCCTTGAACGCGCCACCGACCAGCGCAACCGCGAACTACTGCGCTGCCTTGCCGTGGCGGGCTTTGCCGCAGGCAATGTGATGCTGTTATCGGTGTCGATATGGGCGGGATATATCCAGGGGATGGGCGAATTTACCCGCGACCTGTTTCACTGGCTTTCCGCCCTGATTGCGGTGCCCGCCGTGGCCTATGCCGGGCGGCCATTTTTCCGCTCAGCCCTGGGGGCATTGCGCCACGGGCGCGTGAATATGGATGTGCCCATCACGCTGGCTGTTTTGCTGGCCCTAGGCATGAGCCTGTTTGAAACCATGCGCGGGGCCGAACACGCCTATTTTGATTCCGCCATTACGCTTTTGTTCTTTTTGCTGATTGGCCGGTATCTGGATGGCCGCGCCCGCAGCCAGGCGCGATCCGCCGCCGAACATATGCTGACATTGCGTGCCCGCTCCATCACCGTGATTGCCGAGGATGGCACCCGCAAATTGCTGGCCCCGGAAAAGGCAATACCGGGCATGGTGGTGCTGGTGGCGGCCGGTGAACGGGTTGGCATTGACGGGGATATCATCGATGGCCAGTCCGATATTGATACCAGCGTGATTAGCGGCGAAAGCCTGCCAAGCCCGGTTACAGTGGGCAGCCGCGTTTTTGCCGGCACCATGAACCTCTCAGCCGCGATCCGGGTTAAAATTACCGCGACAGGGGATTCAACCTTGCTCGCCGAAATCGTCCGGCTGATGGAAAATGCCGAACAGGGCCGCGCCAAATATGTTGCACTGGCGGACCGGGTTGCACGTGCCTATGCCCCGGTGGTCCATAGCCTGGCGGCCATCACATTCATCGGCTGGTGGCTGCTTGCCGGGGCCAACTGGCAGGACGCCCTGATGAATGCAATTGCCGTTCTGATTGTCACCTGCCCCTGTGCTCTTGCCCTTGCGGTGCCGGTTGTTCAGGTGCTGGCAACCGGGCGGCTGTTAAAGGCGGGTATTCTGGTCAAATCGGCAACGGCGCTGGAACGGTTAACCAAAATTGACGGTGTTATTTTCGATAAAACCGGCACCCTGACCACCGGCCGCCCCGAACTTGTCAGCACACCGGATGCGAACTCGCTGAAGCTTGCTGCATCAATGGCGGCAAACAGTTCCCACCCGCTGTCAAAGGCGCTGGTGCGCGCGGTTGGCGACACGGTTGTTGCCGCCCGCGTGCGCGAACATCCCGGTCAGGGCCTGTCCATGATGGGGCCAACCGGTGAAATCCGGCTGGGCAGCCGCGAATTTTGCGGTGCCAACCATGCGGTAATCCCTGCCAGTGATGTTGCCGGGCCGGAAATGTGGCTGGCCGAACCGGGAAAATCGGCAGTTCGTTTTGGTTTTCGCGACCTGCCCCGCCCCGATGCCGCATCCACCATTGCCAGCCTGCACAGGGCGGGCCTGCCCACGCGCCTGCTTTCGGGGGACCGCGCGGAAAATGTACGCCAGCTTGCCACGGAACTTGAAATCCATGACTGGCAGGCGGGCCTGTCACCGGCACAGAAGGTTGATGTCGTCAAACAGCGCAGCACAAATGGCTATCATGACCTGATGGTGGGTGATGGCATCAATGATGCACCGGCCCTTGCGGCGGCACATGCCTCCATGTCGCCCGCCAGTGCCGCCGAAATCAGCCAGAATGCCGCCGATATCGTTTTTCAGGGTGACAGGCTTGGCGCGGTAATGACGGCACTGGATGTAGCAAAAACCGCAGACCGGCTGGTGCGCCAGAACTTCACATTGTCATTTGCCTATAACATTGTCACCATTCCACTGGCCATTGCCGGGGTGGTTACCCCCCTGATCGCAGCCATCGCGATGTCGACATCCTCGCTGGTTGTCATTGCCAATGCCCTGCGCCTTAACTGGAAGAAAAAGCCATGA
- the ffh gene encoding signal recognition particle protein: MFEGLSDRLGGVLDKLRKRGALKESDVREAMREVRVALLEADVALPVVKEFITNATERAVGQDVLRSVTPGQMVVKIVHDELKNMLGEGEDINLAATPPVPILMVGLQGSGKTTSSAKIALHLTKKRNKKVLLASLDIYRPAAQQQLKILADANGLHALPIIIGEKPVAIAKRAMDMGRKEGFDAVILDTAGRLHIDMELMSEVAQVRDAVNPTETLLVTDAMTGQDSVNVAKEFADKVGITGIVLTRIDGDARGGAALSMRQVTGCPIKMLGVGEKIDEMEPFHPDRIAGRILGMGDVVSLVERAAETIEREDAEKMAKKLQKGQFDLNDLLAQLKQLQKMGDLSGIMGMLPGMGAIKKQMAQTKIDPKLLKHQEAIIQSMTPKERENPALIKASRKKRIAAGCGLSVQDVNKLLKQYQTMATMIKKVGKMGKKGLFGKGMPQMDPSMLEGGDAGDLQLPKGFPGVGGGMPKLPGLGGGGLPPGFPGFGKKK, translated from the coding sequence ATGTTTGAAGGACTTAGCGATCGGCTTGGCGGCGTTCTCGACAAACTGCGTAAACGCGGTGCGTTAAAGGAATCTGACGTCCGCGAAGCCATGCGTGAAGTTCGCGTCGCCCTGCTTGAGGCTGACGTTGCCCTGCCTGTCGTCAAGGAATTCATCACCAACGCAACGGAACGCGCTGTCGGCCAGGATGTGCTGCGTTCGGTTACGCCGGGTCAGATGGTCGTCAAGATCGTCCATGATGAACTTAAAAACATGCTGGGCGAAGGCGAAGATATCAATCTTGCCGCCACCCCGCCGGTTCCGATTCTGATGGTTGGTCTGCAGGGTTCGGGTAAAACCACCAGCTCTGCCAAGATCGCCCTGCATCTGACCAAGAAGCGCAACAAAAAAGTCCTGCTGGCATCGCTCGACATTTACCGTCCGGCAGCACAGCAGCAGCTTAAAATTCTGGCCGATGCCAATGGCCTGCATGCCCTGCCGATCATCATTGGTGAAAAGCCGGTTGCGATTGCCAAACGCGCCATGGATATGGGCCGCAAGGAAGGCTTTGACGCCGTGATCCTTGATACCGCCGGTCGCCTGCATATCGACATGGAACTGATGAGCGAAGTCGCCCAGGTCCGTGATGCAGTCAACCCGACGGAAACCCTGCTGGTCACCGATGCAATGACCGGTCAGGACTCGGTCAATGTCGCCAAGGAATTTGCCGACAAGGTTGGCATTACCGGTATCGTCCTGACCCGTATTGACGGTGATGCACGCGGTGGTGCGGCACTGTCGATGCGCCAGGTTACCGGCTGCCCGATCAAGATGCTGGGTGTTGGCGAAAAAATCGACGAGATGGAACCCTTCCATCCCGATCGTATCGCTGGCCGCATCCTGGGCATGGGCGACGTTGTCAGCCTTGTTGAACGCGCAGCCGAAACCATCGAGCGTGAAGACGCTGAAAAGATGGCCAAGAAGCTGCAGAAGGGCCAGTTCGACCTGAACGACCTTCTCGCCCAGCTTAAACAGCTTCAGAAAATGGGTGATCTGTCGGGCATCATGGGCATGCTGCCGGGCATGGGTGCCATCAAAAAGCAGATGGCCCAGACCAAGATCGACCCGAAACTCCTGAAACACCAGGAAGCCATCATCCAGTCCATGACCCCGAAAGAGCGCGAAAACCCCGCCCTCATCAAGGCGTCCCGCAAGAAACGTATTGCGGCTGGTTGCGGGCTTAGCGTTCAGGACGTGAACAAGCTTCTCAAACAGTACCAGACCATGGCGACCATGATCAAAAAGGTCGGCAAAATGGGCAAAAAGGGACTGTTTGGCAAAGGAATGCCCCAGATGGATCCGTCCATGCTGGAAGGCGGGGATGCTGGCGACCTCCAGCTTCCCAAAGGTTTTCCCGGGGTTGGCGGCGGAATGCCGAAGCTTCCGGGATTGGGCGGCGGTGGATTGCCGCCGGGCTTTCCGGGGTTTGGTAAAAAGAAATAA
- a CDS encoding cyclic nucleotide-binding domain-containing protein, translated as MAVRSQLCEACDIRDLTFCSALHGEEHTRLRQLLTHVQYDSHSTIFHEAEDADYVFNVTSGSVKLYKLLGDGRRQITGFLFAGDFLGLALNQSYSYTAEAIEPVTACRFPRQKLERLFDEFPRLEKRMLGMAVDELAAAQDQMLLLGRKTAKEKVASFLLMLARRQEHRGLDTDAIEVPMSRSDIADYLGLTIETVSRTLTQLRKEATISLKDNKHIEAIGMDMLEDLAEGL; from the coding sequence ATGGCGGTTCGTTCCCAGCTTTGTGAGGCCTGTGATATCCGGGACCTTACGTTCTGCTCTGCTTTGCATGGCGAAGAACACACCCGTTTGCGTCAGTTGCTGACCCATGTTCAATATGACAGCCACAGCACCATCTTCCACGAAGCCGAAGACGCCGATTATGTGTTCAATGTCACATCGGGTTCGGTAAAGCTTTACAAGCTGCTGGGCGATGGTCGCCGCCAGATTACCGGTTTCCTTTTTGCCGGTGATTTCCTGGGTCTGGCCCTGAACCAAAGCTATAGCTACACTGCCGAAGCAATTGAGCCGGTCACGGCATGCCGTTTCCCGCGCCAGAAGCTTGAACGCCTGTTTGACGAATTTCCGCGTCTGGAAAAACGCATGCTGGGCATGGCTGTTGACGAACTTGCCGCCGCCCAGGACCAGATGCTGCTTTTGGGCCGTAAAACGGCGAAGGAAAAAGTTGCATCCTTCCTGCTGATGCTGGCCCGCCGCCAGGAACATCGCGGCCTTGATACCGATGCCATCGAAGTCCCGATGAGCCGTTCGGACATTGCCGACTATCTTGGCCTGACGATTGAAACGGTTTCGCGCACTCTGACCCAGTTGCGCAAGGAAGCGACCATCTCGCTTAAGGATAACAAGCATATCGAAGCCATTGGCATGGACATGCTTGAGGATCTGGCCGAAGGCCTTTAA
- a CDS encoding FixH family protein, translated as MTTTTTQNSIPASTGPRKSDRLIPWYFVGGFAIMLFANVCLIVFSQTSWVGLVSDHAFEDGNNYNEAIADAKAQSDLGWRTKVSVEGIINNEATITVLFRDKAQQPISGAKMEAVLMRNDRDDVDEKIMLNEVSPGEYRTRASVPVYGNWKLRIVAHAQNHDYQVVEDVLIKQ; from the coding sequence ATGACCACAACAACCACTCAAAACTCGATCCCGGCTTCTACGGGCCCGCGCAAATCGGACCGGTTGATTCCCTGGTATTTCGTTGGCGGTTTCGCCATCATGCTGTTTGCCAATGTCTGCCTGATCGTATTTTCCCAGACCAGTTGGGTCGGGCTTGTCAGCGATCATGCCTTTGAAGATGGCAACAATTACAACGAAGCCATCGCCGATGCCAAAGCCCAGTCCGATCTGGGCTGGCGCACCAAGGTCAGCGTTGAAGGCATCATCAACAACGAAGCCACCATCACCGTTCTGTTCCGTGACAAGGCCCAGCAGCCGATTTCAGGCGCAAAGATGGAAGCGGTGCTGATGCGTAACGACCGTGACGACGTTGATGAAAAAATCATGCTGAACGAAGTCAGCCCCGGCGAATATCGCACGCGTGCTAGCGTCCCGGTTTATGGCAACTGGAAACTGCGTATCGTTGCCCATGCACAGAACCACGACTATCAGGTCGTCGAGGACGTACTGATTAAACAATGA